The following are encoded in a window of Candidatus Dormiibacterota bacterium genomic DNA:
- a CDS encoding TldD/PmbA family protein has product MNGLDRERLAREILERSTADETEALVAASDSAVTRFTHEVSNQNVAAEGVELSVRAIVDGRTGVASANAFDALSLQQLVDRATAMARLAPKDPLQPSLPAGKPAAAPAGAYVRATATAPPQRRAQLCDPLFAAAEDSGCWCAGYISTASTGITVANSNGALSSFDGTEAGANVKMIAPDASGWAESHATDVDAIDAVAVATRAVEKARRARAPQSVEPGKWTVVLEPAAFGEMLAYLSGHFSAQSFDEGSSFCSAGLDRSYFGENVSLYDDWSHPLAPGMPFDFEGYPTQRLALVERGVVRSVVTDSYYAHKLGRENTGHALPAPNAYGPQPLHLVVGPGSASFDELVARTERGLLVTRFWYIRPVDQKRAIVTGMTRDGTFLIDKGRVAHGVRNLRFNQSILEALRACEFSREQYRTGGYGYGVVTPAARIEGFNFSSVTEF; this is encoded by the coding sequence ATGAATGGCCTGGATCGCGAGCGGCTAGCGCGCGAGATCCTCGAACGCTCGACCGCCGACGAGACCGAGGCTCTCGTCGCGGCGAGCGACAGCGCGGTGACGCGCTTCACGCACGAGGTTTCAAACCAGAACGTTGCGGCCGAGGGCGTCGAGCTCTCCGTTCGCGCGATCGTGGACGGGCGCACCGGCGTTGCGAGCGCAAATGCGTTTGACGCGCTCTCGCTGCAGCAGCTCGTCGACCGCGCCACGGCGATGGCGCGGCTTGCTCCGAAGGATCCTCTGCAGCCGTCGCTTCCCGCGGGTAAACCCGCGGCTGCGCCTGCCGGCGCGTACGTGCGTGCGACGGCAACGGCGCCACCACAGCGCCGCGCGCAGCTCTGCGATCCGCTCTTCGCGGCAGCGGAGGACTCGGGATGCTGGTGCGCCGGCTACATCTCCACGGCCTCCACCGGTATCACGGTTGCAAACTCGAATGGCGCGCTTTCGTCCTTTGACGGAACCGAGGCGGGCGCCAACGTCAAGATGATCGCACCCGACGCGAGCGGATGGGCGGAGTCACACGCGACCGACGTCGACGCGATCGATGCCGTCGCCGTGGCTACGCGTGCGGTTGAGAAAGCGCGGCGCGCGAGGGCGCCTCAAAGCGTCGAACCCGGAAAGTGGACCGTCGTGCTCGAGCCGGCGGCCTTCGGGGAGATGCTCGCCTACCTCTCGGGACACTTCTCGGCGCAGAGTTTCGACGAAGGCTCTTCGTTTTGCAGCGCAGGGCTCGACCGTTCGTACTTCGGCGAGAACGTGTCCCTGTACGACGATTGGTCGCATCCGCTCGCTCCAGGCATGCCGTTCGATTTCGAAGGGTATCCGACGCAGCGGCTCGCCCTCGTGGAGCGCGGGGTCGTGCGCTCGGTAGTCACCGACAGCTACTACGCGCACAAACTTGGGCGCGAGAACACCGGCCACGCCTTGCCGGCTCCCAACGCGTACGGCCCGCAGCCGCTCCACCTCGTCGTCGGGCCCGGAAGCGCCTCGTTCGACGAGCTCGTCGCACGAACCGAGCGCGGCCTGCTCGTCACGCGCTTTTGGTACATTCGGCCCGTCGATCAGAAGCGAGCGATCGTCACCGGGATGACGCGCGACGGAACGTTTCTCATCGACAAAGGGCGCGTCGCGCACGGGGTTCGCAACCTGCGATTCAATCAGAGCATCCTAGAAGCGCTGCGCGCGTGCGAGTTCTCGCGAGAGCAGTATCGTACGGGCGGCTACGGCTACGGCGTCGTCACGCCAGCTGCGCGAATAGAAGGCTTCAACTTTTCGAGCGTGACGGAGTTTTAG
- a CDS encoding O-methyltransferase, translating into MNDVTAYLEAAHPPPDPLLLELERHGRKDGIPIVSRETGRFLATLVHAMQANRILEIGTAYGYSTLWMALAQPPVGTIWTIDVDVARTDVARSYFERAGEAESIVVLNQNALEVLETFPHRNLDIVFIDADKTEYRAYLDLAIPRLKRSGLVIVDNCLWSGRVAQPERADDTSETRALRDFNRYFLAHPDLAATILPLGDGTGIGARVR; encoded by the coding sequence ATGAACGACGTCACCGCGTATCTCGAAGCAGCGCATCCGCCGCCCGATCCCCTCCTCTTGGAGCTGGAACGCCACGGCCGAAAGGACGGCATCCCGATCGTGTCGCGCGAGACCGGACGGTTTTTGGCAACGCTGGTCCACGCGATGCAGGCCAACCGCATTCTGGAGATCGGCACCGCCTACGGCTACTCGACGCTCTGGATGGCACTCGCGCAGCCGCCCGTGGGGACCATTTGGACGATCGATGTCGACGTGGCGCGTACCGACGTCGCGCGCTCCTATTTCGAGCGCGCAGGGGAGGCGGAGTCGATCGTCGTGCTCAATCAGAACGCGCTCGAGGTTCTCGAAACCTTTCCGCATCGCAATCTCGACATCGTCTTCATCGACGCCGACAAGACCGAATACCGAGCATATCTGGATCTCGCGATTCCGCGCCTGAAGCGATCGGGGCTCGTGATCGTCGACAACTGCTTGTGGAGCGGCCGGGTCGCGCAGCCGGAACGCGCGGACGACACCTCCGAGACGCGCGCGCTGCGCGACTTCAACCGGTATTTCCTCGCGCATCCCGATCTCGCGGCAACCATCTTGCCCCTCGGCGACGGCACGGGAATCGGCGCGCGCGTGCGGTGA
- a CDS encoding bifunctional 5,10-methylenetetrahydrofolate dehydrogenase/5,10-methenyltetrahydrofolate cyclohydrolase: protein MPARILDGKAVAAELRAELLSRILALRERGTHPKLAVVLVGEDEASAAYVHTLERTGVRLGIEVRAERLPSSAQTGDVRERLAALDVDASVHGVMLQQPLPEPLSIRAIADAIPRNKDVDGANPSNQGNLAFGKCALFVPATPAAVMLLLQRSPHWPLRGYAAVMIGRSVVVGAPVALLMLLEDATVTVLHKASRSLQPYVRMADVVVTATGVPGLLRAEDIAPGATVIDVGTTLLHGKLVGDVDFASVARVAGAITPVPGGVGPVTNVALLRNVVLAAERMTQS from the coding sequence GTGCCCGCTCGCATACTCGACGGCAAGGCCGTAGCTGCCGAACTGCGCGCCGAACTTCTCTCGCGTATTCTTGCGCTGCGGGAGCGCGGAACTCATCCCAAGCTCGCAGTAGTCCTCGTGGGAGAGGACGAGGCGAGTGCCGCATACGTGCACACGCTCGAGCGAACCGGCGTGCGGCTCGGCATCGAGGTCCGGGCCGAGCGTCTGCCCTCGTCCGCGCAGACGGGGGACGTTCGCGAACGGCTCGCGGCACTCGACGTGGACGCCTCGGTGCACGGCGTCATGCTCCAGCAGCCGCTTCCGGAGCCTCTATCGATCCGCGCGATCGCCGATGCCATTCCGCGGAACAAGGACGTCGACGGAGCGAACCCCTCGAACCAGGGAAATCTCGCCTTCGGAAAGTGCGCGCTCTTCGTTCCGGCTACGCCCGCCGCCGTGATGCTCTTGCTGCAGCGCAGCCCCCATTGGCCGCTGCGCGGATACGCGGCCGTCATGATCGGGCGCTCCGTCGTCGTGGGCGCGCCAGTCGCACTGCTCATGCTCCTCGAAGACGCTACCGTCACCGTGCTGCACAAAGCATCGCGCAGCCTCCAACCCTACGTTCGCATGGCAGACGTCGTGGTCACGGCAACGGGCGTGCCGGGACTGCTGCGCGCCGAGGATATCGCGCCGGGAGCGACAGTGATCGACGTCGGCACGACGCTCCTGCACGGCAAGCTCGTCGGCGACGTAGATTTTGCCAGCGTGGCTCGAGTGGCCGGCGCGATCACCCCGGTGCCCGGGGGCGTGGGTCCCGTCACGAATGTGGCGCTCTTGCGCAATGTAGTCCTCGCCGCCGAGCGAATGACGCAGTCATGA
- a CDS encoding TldD/PmbA family protein, with amino-acid sequence MTDAAAQRVLDTAAARGAQFADVRFETTRSERVEVRNGVVASLADATSSGYGVRALVDGSWGFAASDDPNDAALDATAARACAIARAGAAIARRRIGFPPPRAYVDEYATPVERDPASVPLGERVALLLEAERDLHAGNAIAVGRAWIDLWSTKKTLYSSSGSRIAQHVVQTGCGMEAMAVGDGDAQTRTFPGDVGLYQSGGWEIVEKANLRENARRIGEEAIALLAAPQCRSGICDIVLGGSQVSLQIHESCGHPAELDRVMGWEANFSGTSFLEIDQLDRLRYGSPHVTIVIDNAMPLGMATCGYDDEGTKSGLSDIVRDGILVGYEMSNDTARAIGRASNGCVRAQSWAFAPMIRMCNLSLLPGNVPFEHLFDDVREGLYMESNRSWSIDDRRLNFQFGCEIAWEIKNGKRGRMLKNPTYAGMTPQFWGSCDAVGDAASWFAWGTPNCGKGEPMQVGRTTQAAAPARFRNVAVGVGYE; translated from the coding sequence ATGACGGACGCGGCAGCGCAGCGCGTTCTCGACACCGCCGCAGCGCGTGGCGCGCAGTTCGCAGACGTGCGCTTCGAGACGACGCGCAGCGAGCGCGTCGAAGTGCGCAACGGCGTCGTCGCGTCGCTTGCCGATGCGACCTCCAGCGGCTATGGCGTCCGCGCGCTCGTCGACGGCTCCTGGGGATTCGCCGCAAGCGACGATCCGAACGACGCTGCGCTCGATGCAACCGCGGCGCGCGCGTGCGCGATTGCGCGAGCCGGGGCCGCAATCGCGCGCCGGCGCATCGGCTTCCCGCCCCCGCGCGCCTATGTCGACGAGTACGCGACGCCGGTCGAGCGCGATCCGGCGAGCGTGCCGCTCGGCGAGCGCGTCGCCTTGCTTCTCGAAGCCGAGAGAGATCTGCACGCCGGAAACGCGATCGCAGTCGGCCGCGCGTGGATCGATCTTTGGAGCACGAAGAAAACATTGTACAGCTCGAGCGGATCGCGCATCGCGCAGCACGTCGTGCAGACCGGCTGCGGGATGGAAGCGATGGCGGTCGGTGACGGCGACGCGCAGACGCGCACGTTCCCGGGCGACGTTGGACTCTACCAATCCGGAGGCTGGGAGATCGTCGAAAAGGCGAACCTCCGGGAGAATGCGCGGCGAATTGGCGAAGAGGCGATCGCGCTGCTCGCGGCTCCGCAGTGCCGCAGCGGAATCTGCGACATCGTCCTGGGCGGATCGCAAGTGTCGCTGCAGATTCACGAATCCTGCGGTCATCCCGCCGAGCTCGATCGCGTCATGGGCTGGGAGGCGAACTTCTCCGGCACGAGCTTTCTTGAAATCGACCAGCTCGATCGGCTGCGCTACGGATCGCCGCACGTCACCATCGTGATCGACAACGCGATGCCGCTCGGGATGGCGACCTGCGGCTATGACGACGAGGGGACGAAATCCGGCCTCTCCGATATCGTGCGCGACGGCATCCTCGTCGGCTACGAGATGAGCAACGACACAGCGCGCGCAATCGGAAGAGCATCAAACGGCTGCGTCCGTGCCCAGAGCTGGGCCTTCGCGCCGATGATCCGCATGTGCAACCTGAGCCTGCTGCCCGGTAACGTTCCTTTCGAGCATCTCTTCGACGACGTCCGCGAGGGTCTCTACATGGAGAGCAACCGCTCCTGGTCCATCGACGATCGCCGCCTGAACTTCCAGTTTGGATGCGAGATCGCGTGGGAGATCAAGAACGGCAAACGCGGCCGCATGCTCAAGAACCCTACCTACGCCGGCATGACGCCGCAGTTCTGGGGCTCATGCGACGCCGTCGGCGATGCCGCGTCTTGGTTCGCCTGGGGGACCCCGAACTGCGGCAAAGGCGAGCCGATGCAGGTCGGACGCACGACCCAAGCCGCGGCACCCGCACGCTTTCGAAACGTCGCAGTCGGCGTGGGATACGAATGA
- a CDS encoding TlpA disulfide reductase family protein has translation MRRSAPWILAAIAAIVATLVLVPLFRGGSRVAGPAGLAGQRAPLIVLRDDEGRPASLARYRSKVVLMNLWATWCPPCREELPDLQRLYAADASRGLVVIGVDQGESAQRARAFAQSLGLHFPIWIDAQQDFGRAYDALGFPTTVIIDSTGTIVRGYDGALTFDQMRAAVAPLLARLHS, from the coding sequence GTGCGCAGGTCGGCGCCATGGATCCTCGCAGCGATCGCGGCAATCGTCGCGACGCTCGTACTCGTACCGCTCTTTCGCGGAGGGTCGCGCGTCGCGGGTCCGGCAGGGCTTGCCGGTCAGCGCGCTCCGCTGATCGTGCTGCGCGACGACGAAGGACGCCCCGCATCGCTCGCACGGTATCGCTCCAAAGTCGTGCTCATGAACCTTTGGGCGACGTGGTGTCCGCCCTGCCGCGAGGAGCTGCCGGATCTGCAGCGCCTGTACGCAGCCGACGCGAGCCGGGGACTCGTCGTGATCGGCGTCGATCAAGGCGAATCGGCGCAGCGCGCTCGCGCGTTCGCGCAATCGCTCGGCCTGCACTTTCCGATCTGGATCGACGCCCAACAAGATTTCGGACGAGCCTACGACGCACTCGGATTTCCTACGACGGTCATCATCGACTCGACCGGTACGATCGTGCGCGGGTACGACGGTGCGTTGACCTTCGACCAAATGCGCGCTGCGGTCGCGCCGCTGCTCGCAAGGCTGCACTCCTGA
- a CDS encoding phosphodiester glycosidase family protein, translating into MTHRLPAAIVLALLPAFASAADLPSKLDLHAPFPVVTLQAPEIERVAPGVEYGDYELWSDAGPISVHVIAADLTNPGVHARTVLAGDALGSNGETISDMAQRTGAVAGINGDYFDIGRTNRPTNIVVQDGTLLRSPRKRYALALLRSGSAHFAEFSFTGSVQIGTQAFSLDGVDVMPSHSNEIALLTPAFGAVSQEPGFTSVALTPTTGTPPFAAYRVDSFAQTADGPQPAGYYLVVGSDVAPGALPAVGDAVVASGALAPIALSEIADAVGGGPLILYHGAWYADPDGPRGGAFDHRIPCSGAALESDGTLLLVEVDGRQPERSVGLTRPQLAELMRALGAQDGMAFDGGGSSAIAVRLLGERKALLQSSPSDGIERRVANGIFLYNDAPVGAAQRLVASPQVVRAVPGAQVALHVAAIDADEHPADLQAPLTATVEPGALGTVRGDTFVAAAPGTGRIQLRAGTIRGSIPLEVAAAPARLLILPPDPNVEPHGVLALQAHAFDAAGFALALPRQMLWSASGATIDGLGQVTAGDRDADVRLDVGGRVAALHVSVGSHDVAVDIANGIAFLTFPAGGSGSASAQVACDGCIRLTYAIGDREHAAYAVAERELPAGSVGLSFDVRDDGSGAALRLALRNAIDEQVLLAAVTLNQQGLRHVVVRFPLGMPQPMRLVGFYVIATRASPAPAGSIVIGNVRALVGGSR; encoded by the coding sequence GTGACGCACCGGCTGCCGGCCGCGATCGTGCTGGCACTACTTCCGGCATTTGCGTCGGCGGCCGATCTGCCGTCGAAGCTCGATCTTCACGCTCCGTTTCCGGTCGTTACGCTCCAGGCGCCGGAGATCGAGCGGGTCGCTCCGGGCGTCGAATACGGCGACTACGAGCTATGGAGCGATGCCGGGCCGATCTCCGTCCACGTCATCGCCGCAGATCTCACGAACCCCGGCGTGCACGCGCGTACCGTGCTCGCAGGCGATGCGTTGGGCTCGAACGGCGAGACGATCTCGGACATGGCGCAACGCACGGGCGCCGTCGCCGGCATCAACGGCGACTACTTCGACATCGGACGGACGAACCGCCCGACGAACATCGTGGTTCAAGACGGCACGCTCCTGCGCTCGCCGCGCAAACGTTACGCACTCGCGCTGCTGCGCTCGGGAAGCGCGCACTTCGCCGAGTTCTCCTTCACCGGCTCGGTGCAGATCGGCACGCAGGCGTTCTCACTCGACGGCGTTGACGTCATGCCCTCGCATTCCAATGAGATCGCGCTCCTCACGCCTGCATTCGGAGCGGTGTCCCAAGAGCCGGGCTTCACGAGCGTTGCGCTCACGCCCACGACAGGAACACCGCCGTTTGCCGCCTATCGCGTCGATTCATTCGCGCAGACCGCCGACGGACCCCAGCCCGCTGGATACTATCTCGTCGTCGGCTCCGACGTCGCGCCCGGCGCTCTCCCAGCGGTCGGCGATGCGGTGGTCGCAAGCGGCGCCCTCGCGCCGATCGCGCTCTCGGAGATCGCGGACGCCGTCGGTGGCGGCCCGCTCATTCTCTATCACGGCGCGTGGTACGCGGATCCCGACGGCCCTCGCGGCGGCGCGTTCGATCACCGGATCCCATGCTCCGGAGCCGCGCTCGAGAGCGACGGAACGCTGTTGCTCGTCGAGGTCGACGGGCGCCAGCCGGAGCGCAGCGTGGGTTTGACGCGGCCGCAGCTCGCCGAGCTGATGCGCGCACTCGGCGCGCAGGACGGCATGGCGTTCGACGGCGGAGGATCCTCCGCGATCGCCGTGCGACTGCTCGGCGAGCGGAAGGCATTACTCCAAAGCTCGCCGTCAGACGGTATCGAACGCCGCGTCGCAAACGGCATCTTTCTCTACAACGACGCTCCCGTCGGAGCGGCGCAGCGGTTGGTGGCGTCGCCGCAGGTGGTTCGCGCCGTCCCGGGCGCGCAGGTCGCACTGCACGTCGCTGCAATCGACGCAGACGAACACCCCGCGGATCTGCAAGCGCCGCTCACGGCAACGGTCGAGCCGGGCGCGCTCGGAACCGTACGCGGGGACACGTTCGTAGCAGCCGCACCCGGTACCGGACGCATTCAACTGCGCGCCGGAACGATCCGCGGAAGCATTCCGCTCGAGGTGGCCGCAGCGCCCGCGCGGCTGCTTATCCTGCCGCCGGATCCGAACGTCGAACCGCACGGCGTGCTCGCGTTGCAAGCCCACGCCTTCGATGCGGCCGGCTTCGCGCTCGCTCTCCCGCGCCAGATGCTTTGGAGCGCCAGCGGCGCTACTATCGACGGTCTCGGGCAGGTAACTGCGGGCGATCGCGACGCGGACGTACGTTTGGACGTCGGCGGCCGCGTCGCGGCATTGCACGTCTCGGTCGGCAGTCACGACGTCGCCGTCGACATCGCGAACGGCATTGCATTCCTCACCTTTCCCGCCGGCGGCAGCGGCAGCGCAAGCGCGCAGGTCGCGTGTGACGGGTGCATTCGTCTGACCTACGCCATCGGCGATCGGGAGCACGCGGCGTATGCGGTCGCCGAGCGAGAGCTTCCGGCCGGCAGCGTGGGTTTGAGCTTCGACGTTCGCGACGACGGCAGCGGCGCCGCACTACGCCTCGCGCTGCGCAACGCGATCGACGAACAGGTGCTTCTTGCAGCCGTGACCCTCAACCAACAGGGGCTGCGCCACGTCGTCGTCCGGTTTCCGCTCGGCATGCCGCAGCCGATGCGGTTGGTAGGCTTCTACGTCATCGCTACGCGCGCGTCGCCTGCACCCGCCGGCTCGATCGTGATCGGCAACGTTCGTGCGCTCGTGGGAGGGTCTCGATGA